CCGGATGCACTCAATCTCCGGCTATATCGCGGAACCCGAAAAACGGTTGTTCCATGTGCGCCGCGGGCACGGCTGTCTGGGTTCGTGGGCGACGTACGAGGTATGAAATCGGTCGCAGTTGCTGTGATCTGCATTGCCGCTCTCTTACCGAGTGCTTTAACGACCCCCGGTACGATTGAGGTGTGCAAGGCAATACCTTGATTCGAGGAGCATGACATATGACGAGCCCGCTGCTGGGCCTTACGGCAAAACTCGTTTCGATTGACTCGACGAACCCCGCGCTGTCCCCGGCCGGCGCGGGCGAAGCGGAAATCGCCGCCTTCGTCGCAGACTGGTGTCGAGATCAGACCCCCGACGTTCGAATCATAGATGCCGATGGACGTCCAAGCGTGGTTGCAATCGCGCGGGGTACGGGGGGCGGACGCTCGATCATCCTGAATGGCCACCTCGATACAGTCGGCGTCGAAGGCATGGCCGATCCGTTCCAACCGAGGGTCGAAGGTGGAAGAATGTACGGACGCGGCTCGATAGATATGAAAGCGTCGGTCGCCGCGATGATGGTTACATTGGCAAGAGCGCGAAGCATGCGGCTTAGAGGGGATGTCGTCATGACGGCGGTCGCCGACGAAGAGGCTTTCAGTGTGGGCACCAGCGCCGTTCTGGACGCCGGCGTGACGGCCGACGCCGCCATCGTGACGGAACCCACGAGTGGGGACGTCGTCGTCGCGCATAAGGGATTCGCCTGGGCGGAT
This Gemmatimonadota bacterium DNA region includes the following protein-coding sequences:
- a CDS encoding M20/M25/M40 family metallo-hydrolase → MTSPLLGLTAKLVSIDSTNPALSPAGAGEAEIAAFVADWCRDQTPDVRIIDADGRPSVVAIARGTGGGRSIILNGHLDTVGVEGMADPFQPRVEGGRMYGRGSIDMKASVAAMMVTLARARSMRLRGDVVMTAVADEEAFSVGTSAVLDAGVTADAAIVTEPTSGDVVVAHKGFAWADVIARGRAAHGSLPAEGIDAITKMGGFLKGLEDLQAELATQPGDPMLGPGSVHASTINGGREMSSYPATCHLGVERRTIPGETAQGFVAELEGIAERCRQADPDFRAEINLTFDRQAVSI